In Streptomyces sp. NBC_00483, a single window of DNA contains:
- the pssA gene encoding CDP-diacylglycerol--serine O-phosphatidyltransferase, whose amino-acid sequence MADDAEEMPLSLRLSIADTLTLGNATCGFMAVYFTTTGILIPHIQGSSDSGMARHSAATAVILMLAAAIFDLFDGLVARKLRSSPMGAELDNLSDLISFGLAPAYFVLVYGMVADDAHQRVAAVGAIVVLLAVVLRLARFSCVTVKDGTFQGMPSPFGALTVVSIVLLELPFVATLLAIIGTAWLMVSRVEYPKPRGRLAVAMLGWIVASMGLLAAWAFDAPGGQLLLATGCTLQVVLGAVIPLFATARRVNNFRGNRREARAAQLP is encoded by the coding sequence ATGGCGGACGACGCGGAAGAGATGCCGCTGTCGCTTCGCCTGTCGATAGCGGACACCCTGACGCTGGGCAACGCCACGTGCGGCTTCATGGCCGTCTACTTCACGACGACCGGGATCCTGATCCCGCACATCCAGGGCAGCTCGGACTCCGGCATGGCGCGGCACTCCGCCGCGACCGCCGTGATCCTGATGCTCGCCGCCGCGATCTTCGACCTGTTCGACGGTCTGGTGGCGCGCAAGCTGCGGTCCTCGCCGATGGGCGCGGAGCTGGACAACCTGTCGGACCTGATCAGCTTCGGTCTGGCGCCTGCTTACTTTGTGCTGGTTTACGGCATGGTCGCCGATGATGCGCACCAGAGAGTCGCGGCGGTGGGCGCCATCGTGGTGTTGCTGGCGGTGGTGCTGCGGCTTGCGCGGTTCTCGTGCGTGACCGTGAAGGACGGCACGTTCCAGGGGATGCCGTCGCCGTTCGGTGCGCTGACCGTCGTCTCGATCGTGCTGCTCGAGCTGCCCTTCGTGGCGACGCTCCTCGCGATCATCGGTACGGCGTGGCTCATGGTCAGCCGTGTCGAGTACCCGAAGCCGCGGGGGCGGCTCGCGGTGGCGATGCTGGGGTGGATCGTGGCGAGCATGGGGCTCCTCGCGGCCTGGGCGTTCGACGCGCCCGGTGGGCAGCTGCTGCTGGCGACGGGCTGCACGTTGCAGGTCGTGCTCGGCGCCGTGATCCCGCTCTTCGCGACGGCTCGGCGTGTGAATAATTTCCGTGGGAATCGGCGTGAGGCGCGTGCGGCGCAGTTGCCGTAG